One Campylobacter concisus DNA window includes the following coding sequences:
- the pglF gene encoding UDP-N-acetylglucosamine 4,6-dehydratase (configuration-retaining), which produces MFHATKLKRLIFFLTGDVFIFAFSIYAAYLLRFNANIPDIYVQGLFVTAGFLIVFKLFFMWMFKIYKVPWRFFGLNEARKIFLAHVCSAVLFTIIFFIIQDFLNPYPRSVIFIDLLISCLLVGLLRISKRMVLDFSNKPHKGEPCIVIGATSKALHVLRGLKQGYLDYYAVGVVDGRSDLVGTYCDGFLVQDKKEIPSLIKDYDAKTAIIALALDQDELQALVDELTGYGIRDMKLFSLIENEPIKDISIEDLLARKPKDLNPEAISNFLKDKRVLVTGAGGSIGSEICKQCLKFGVSELVMVEHSEFNLYKIGEDTKDKRTISKLVNITNLKDFEEVFADFKPEIVIHAAAYKHVPLCELNPRSAVKNNILGTKNAVDLSKKYSVKKFVMISSDKAVRPTNIMGTTKRVCELYALNSNEAGVCEIVCVRFGNVLGSSGSVIPKFKAQIAANRPLSVTHPEITRYFMLTSEACQLVLQAASIAKGGELFVLDMGEPVKIVDLAKKMLLLSNKEHLGIEFVGLRPGEKLYEELLINKDDVQTKYESIFVTHSEPYDLTLLNSQINGLLQLEDDEVAPALKVIVPEFNHALNLKG; this is translated from the coding sequence ATGTTTCATGCGACAAAGTTAAAAAGGCTTATATTTTTCCTTACTGGCGATGTTTTTATATTTGCGTTTTCAATATATGCGGCTTATCTTTTGAGATTTAACGCAAACATCCCAGACATCTACGTGCAAGGGCTTTTTGTAACGGCTGGATTTTTGATCGTATTTAAGCTCTTTTTTATGTGGATGTTTAAAATTTACAAGGTGCCGTGGAGGTTTTTTGGATTAAATGAAGCAAGAAAAATTTTCTTAGCTCACGTTTGCTCAGCTGTTTTATTTACAATCATATTTTTTATCATTCAAGATTTTTTAAATCCATATCCAAGAAGCGTTATTTTCATTGATCTTCTTATTTCATGCTTACTTGTTGGGCTTTTAAGAATTTCAAAACGCATGGTGCTTGACTTTTCAAACAAACCTCACAAAGGTGAGCCTTGTATCGTTATAGGTGCGACATCAAAAGCGCTTCACGTCTTGCGTGGCTTAAAGCAGGGCTATCTTGACTACTACGCAGTTGGTGTGGTAGATGGCAGAAGTGACCTTGTTGGCACATATTGTGATGGATTTTTAGTTCAAGATAAAAAAGAAATACCAAGCCTTATAAAAGACTACGACGCAAAGACCGCTATCATTGCGCTTGCGCTAGATCAAGACGAGCTTCAAGCCTTGGTTGATGAGCTAACTGGATATGGCATAAGAGATATGAAACTCTTTTCGCTTATCGAAAATGAGCCGATCAAGGATATCTCGATCGAAGACTTGCTAGCTAGAAAGCCAAAAGACTTAAATCCAGAAGCTATTTCAAATTTTTTAAAAGATAAAAGAGTGCTTGTCACTGGAGCTGGAGGCAGTATAGGAAGTGAAATTTGTAAGCAATGCTTAAAATTTGGTGTAAGTGAGCTTGTAATGGTTGAGCACAGCGAATTTAACCTTTATAAAATAGGCGAAGATACAAAAGATAAAAGAACTATCAGTAAGCTTGTAAACATCACAAATTTAAAGGACTTTGAAGAAGTTTTTGCTGACTTTAAACCTGAGATTGTTATCCACGCCGCAGCATATAAACACGTGCCACTTTGCGAGCTAAATCCTCGCTCAGCAGTTAAAAACAACATCCTTGGCACAAAAAATGCAGTCGATCTTTCTAAAAAATATAGCGTAAAGAAATTTGTCATGATCTCTTCAGACAAGGCAGTGCGCCCAACAAACATAATGGGCACAACCAAGCGTGTTTGTGAGCTTTACGCACTAAATTCAAACGAAGCAGGTGTGTGCGAGATAGTTTGCGTGCGCTTTGGTAACGTCCTTGGCTCAAGCGGCTCTGTCATACCTAAATTTAAAGCGCAGATCGCTGCAAATAGGCCACTAAGCGTCACGCACCCAGAGATTACAAGATATTTTATGCTTACATCAGAAGCTTGTCAGCTAGTCCTTCAAGCGGCCTCTATCGCAAAAGGTGGCGAGCTTTTCGTGCTTGATATGGGTGAGCCTGTTAAGATCGTTGATCTTGCTAAAAAGATGCTTCTTCTTTCAAACAAAGAGCATTTGGGCATAGAATTTGTGGGTCTTAGACCAGGCGAGAAGCTTTATGAAGAGCTACTTATCAACAAAGACGATGTGCAAACAAAATATGAGTCGATCTTTGTAACGCATTCAGAGCCTTATGATCTGACCCTTTTAAATTCACAGATAAATGGGCTTTTGCAGCTTGAAGATGACGAGGTGGCACCTGCTCTTAAGGTGATCGTGCCAGAGTTTAATCATGCATTAAATTTAAAAGGCTAA
- the pglE gene encoding UDP-N-acetylbacillosamine transaminase, translating to MDRVFLSPPNMSGKEQEYIKKVFESNYIAPLGEYVNKFEESIKSYTGAKDALALSAGTAALHLALRVLGVKEGDFVLASSFTFMASVSPILYEKATPVFIDCDESWNLSPELLKKAISNLPKKPKVLVVTHLYGQASKVKEICEICQNEGIALVEDAAEALGGFYGGKALGTFGVMGAYSFNGNKIITTSGGGMLVGDKEFVEKARFYSTQAREPLLHYEHKDYGYNYRLSNVLGAIGVAQMEVLEKRVEQKRRVFEIYEKELSDILEFMPELPNSRGNRWLTTGVFAKKDTHLKVIKALADENIESRPLWKPMHLQPVFKGALSFIDGYSEDLFSRGICLPSGSDMSEEAQARVIKIVKENA from the coding sequence ATGGATAGGGTTTTTTTATCTCCACCAAATATGAGCGGAAAAGAGCAGGAATATATAAAAAAAGTTTTTGAAAGCAACTATATAGCGCCACTTGGCGAGTATGTAAATAAATTTGAAGAAAGTATAAAAAGCTACACCGGAGCAAAAGATGCTCTTGCACTAAGCGCTGGAACTGCGGCGCTTCACCTAGCACTTCGCGTCCTTGGCGTAAAAGAGGGTGATTTTGTACTAGCTTCTAGCTTTACTTTCATGGCTTCAGTCTCGCCTATACTTTATGAAAAAGCAACTCCAGTATTCATAGACTGCGATGAGAGTTGGAATTTAAGCCCAGAACTACTTAAAAAAGCAATATCAAATTTACCTAAAAAGCCAAAGGTATTGGTCGTCACTCATCTTTACGGGCAAGCTTCAAAGGTGAAAGAAATTTGTGAAATTTGCCAAAACGAGGGCATTGCTTTAGTTGAAGATGCAGCTGAAGCACTTGGCGGATTTTACGGCGGTAAGGCACTTGGCACATTTGGCGTGATGGGCGCATATAGTTTTAATGGCAATAAAATAATCACCACTTCAGGTGGCGGTATGCTAGTTGGTGACAAGGAATTTGTGGAAAAAGCTAGGTTTTATAGCACTCAAGCTAGAGAGCCACTACTTCACTACGAGCACAAAGACTATGGCTACAACTACCGCTTAAGTAACGTCCTAGGCGCTATTGGCGTGGCTCAGATGGAAGTTTTAGAAAAAAGAGTCGAGCAAAAGAGAAGAGTATTTGAAATTTATGAAAAAGAGCTTAGCGATATTTTAGAATTTATGCCAGAACTGCCAAATTCTCGTGGCAATAGATGGCTCACAACTGGCGTTTTTGCTAAAAAAGATACACATTTAAAAGTTATAAAAGCACTAGCTGATGAAAATATTGAGAGTCGTCCACTTTGGAAGCCTATGCATTTACAGCCTGTATTTAAAGGTGCGTTAAGCTTTATCGATGGATATAGCGAAGATCTATTTTCAAGAGGAATTTGCTTGCCAAGTGGTAGTGATATGAGTGAAGAAGCGCAGGCAAGAGTGATCAAAATAGTTAAGGAAAACGCTTAA
- the pglD gene encoding UDP-N-acetylbacillosamine N-acetyltransferase translates to MAKTKKIYIYGASGHGLVIADIARDNGYEEIVFLDDASERKFSPELEKADIIIAIGENKTRQKISQKVEATGFEIVNLIHKSAVVSESAVIEKGVVVMPNAVINAKACIKEGVIINSGAVIEHECVIGKFAHISPNAALAGNVSVGEFTHVGISSSVIQGISIGSNCIIGAGSVVVRDIKDCTKAYGVPACERAKI, encoded by the coding sequence ATGGCAAAAACTAAGAAAATTTACATCTACGGAGCGAGTGGGCATGGACTTGTGATCGCTGACATCGCTAGAGATAATGGCTATGAAGAGATAGTTTTTTTAGATGACGCTAGCGAGCGTAAATTTAGCCCAGAGCTTGAAAAAGCTGACATTATAATAGCTATTGGTGAAAACAAAACTAGGCAAAAGATCAGCCAAAAGGTGGAAGCTACTGGCTTTGAAATAGTAAATTTGATCCATAAAAGCGCGGTTGTGAGCGAAAGTGCCGTGATAGAAAAAGGCGTAGTTGTCATGCCAAATGCCGTTATAAACGCAAAAGCTTGTATAAAAGAGGGCGTTATCATAAATTCTGGTGCGGTGATAGAGCATGAGTGCGTGATAGGTAAATTTGCTCACATCAGCCCAAATGCAGCCCTTGCTGGAAACGTTAGCGTGGGTGAATTTACGCATGTTGGCATAAGTTCAAGCGTCATTCAAGGCATAAGTATCGGCAGCAACTGCATTATCGGCGCTGGAAGTGTGGTCGTTAGAGATATAAAAGATTGCACAAAGGCTTACGGCGTGCCAGCATGCGAGCGCGCTAAGATATAA
- the pglC gene encoding undecaprenyl phosphate N,N'-diacetylbacillosamine 1-phosphate transferase yields the protein MYRNFLKRVIDILGALFLLILTSPIIIATAIFIYFKVSRDVIFTQARPGLNEKIFKIYKFKTMSDERDANGELLPDEQRLGKFGKLIRSLSLDELPQLFNVLKGDMSFIGPRPLLVEYLPIYNETQKHRHDVRPGITGLAQVNGRNDISWEKKFEYDVYYAKNLSFMLDVKIALQTIEKVLKRSGVSKEGQATTEKFNGKN from the coding sequence ATGTATAGAAATTTTTTAAAGAGGGTGATTGACATTTTGGGAGCTTTGTTTTTGCTCATTTTAACATCACCTATCATTATAGCAACGGCTATTTTTATCTATTTTAAGGTAAGCCGCGATGTCATTTTTACGCAAGCAAGGCCAGGGCTAAATGAGAAAATTTTTAAAATTTATAAATTTAAGACGATGAGCGATGAGCGTGACGCAAATGGCGAGCTCTTGCCAGATGAGCAGCGTCTTGGTAAATTTGGCAAACTGATCCGCTCTCTTAGCCTTGATGAGCTACCACAGCTCTTTAACGTGCTAAAAGGCGATATGAGTTTCATCGGACCAAGGCCGCTTTTGGTCGAGTACCTACCCATCTACAACGAAACGCAAAAGCACCGCCACGACGTGCGCCCTGGTATCACGGGCCTAGCACAGGTAAATGGCAGAAACGACATAAGCTGGGAGAAAAAATTTGAGTATGACGTCTATTACGCTAAAAATTTAAGCTTTATGCTTGATGTAAAGATCGCATTACAGACCATCGAAAAAGTACTAAAACGAAGTGGCGTCAGCAAAGAGGGGCAGGCTACGACGGAGAAATTTAATGGCAAAAACTAA
- the pglA gene encoding N,N'-diacetylbacillosaminyl-diphospho-undecaprenol alpha-1,3-N-acetylgalactosaminyltransferase — MARIGFLSHADMSIHFFRRPIMQALKDMGHEVFAIAPKGDFTGELAKSFHAVTYELDKASLNPLTVINNSKKLSQILGELNLDLLQTGAHKSNVFGTFAAKNAGIKHVINLVEGLGSFYIDDDIKTKAVRFVMESLYKFSFAKADACVFVNDSDADYMISKKLIDKSKAYRIKSVGVDTAKFDPAITQAADLSDKKVILMIARAMWHKGVREFYEAAEILNGYKNCEFVFVGEGFAGNKSTADESFLKGGKVRYLGARNDIPQLLKASYLLALPSYKEGFPRTVLEAMSMAKAVVASDVTGCNEAVKDGYNGLLCKVKDANDLADKIKILLDDEELCARLAQNGRNWAVSEFDEKQIAKRYIEIYRKFIDV, encoded by the coding sequence ATGGCAAGGATAGGGTTTTTAAGCCACGCTGATATGAGCATACACTTTTTTAGACGCCCTATTATGCAGGCTTTAAAAGATATGGGGCATGAGGTTTTTGCTATCGCCCCAAAAGGCGACTTCACTGGCGAGCTTGCTAAAAGCTTTCACGCTGTTACATACGAGCTTGATAAGGCGAGCCTAAATCCGCTAACCGTGATAAATAACTCAAAAAAATTATCTCAAATTTTGGGCGAGCTAAATTTGGACCTGCTGCAAACTGGCGCTCATAAGTCAAATGTATTTGGCACATTTGCCGCTAAAAACGCTGGTATAAAGCATGTGATAAATTTAGTTGAAGGCCTTGGTAGCTTTTATATCGATGATGATATTAAGACAAAGGCTGTGCGTTTTGTCATGGAGAGTCTTTATAAATTTTCCTTTGCAAAGGCCGATGCTTGCGTGTTTGTAAACGACTCGGATGCTGATTATATGATTTCAAAAAAATTAATAGATAAAAGCAAGGCGTACCGCATAAAAAGTGTCGGCGTGGATACTGCTAAATTTGACCCAGCTATCACGCAGGCGGCTGATCTTAGCGATAAAAAGGTGATTTTGATGATCGCAAGAGCTATGTGGCACAAGGGCGTTCGTGAATTTTACGAGGCAGCAGAAATTTTAAATGGATATAAAAACTGCGAATTTGTCTTTGTGGGCGAGGGCTTTGCTGGTAATAAATCAACCGCAGACGAGAGCTTTTTAAAAGGTGGCAAGGTGCGATATCTTGGCGCTAGAAATGACATACCGCAGCTTTTAAAGGCTTCTTACCTGTTAGCACTTCCTAGCTACAAAGAGGGCTTTCCAAGAACGGTTTTAGAGGCGATGAGCATGGCAAAAGCAGTCGTTGCAAGTGACGTGACAGGCTGCAATGAGGCAGTAAAGGATGGATACAATGGGCTTTTATGCAAGGTAAAAGACGCAAATGATCTTGCTGATAAGATAAAAATTTTGCTTGATGACGAGGAGCTTTGTGCTAGACTTGCGCAAAACGGTAGAAACTGGGCGGTTAGCGAGTTTGACGAGAAGCAAATCGCAAAAAGATATATAGAAATTTATAGGAAATTTATAGATGTATAG
- a CDS encoding STT3 domain-containing protein yields MNRNLFFKNYSLYLMIFVAVLFSVVCRLYWIFWASEYPVFFWNNELMISTNDGYAFAEGARDMLAGFHQENDLSYYGYPLSTLTYWIVKFLGVKLETAMIYMSVFFSSLVAVPVILIANEYKLKIAGFIAALLAVVANSYYNRTMAGYYDTDMLIIPLSVFVVWGLVRVLEKKDANSLIIAPLSVLIYMWWYASAFSLISILTALFLFYTLIFDRKNPLFYLEILLLLLAISNLDLMLKFIAIIAIYAFCLFKKEVMNLKFALGILAVVFIVFVIRGGLNPIIFQLKFYVFRDAPEVGGMSFHFFNVNQTIQESSIVDFTLFCERISANVITFLISLAGVALFCYKHRSFAVSLGMLALGFLAFKSGLRFTIYAVPIMALGFGYLVEFILLNLKLKGAVLNLARAFITVLALTPALIHIYGYKAEPVFVHKEVEILNKLKSIAGREDYVVAWWDYGYPIRYYSDVKTLIDGGKHLGRENFAVSFALGSDEMSSANMARLDVEYTERNFKERFNGNLAQILKERNESIDQFFSDIKEANLSLPAKTREIYYYLPDRMLGIFPTILQFSKIDLKSGKNLNNGLFIVTRAISQNENGIRLNGGFTLTSDVTNLIYDGNILPLKSFIETDYNEAGKLNVKEYKNNESSNISVIFMRDYGRFIILDESILNSAYIQLFVLERYDPKIFEPVILDGAAKIYKLKR; encoded by the coding sequence ATGAATAGAAATTTATTTTTTAAAAATTACTCTTTATACTTGATGATATTTGTCGCAGTCCTTTTTAGCGTGGTTTGTAGGCTTTACTGGATCTTTTGGGCGAGTGAATATCCGGTATTTTTCTGGAACAACGAGCTGATGATTAGCACAAACGACGGCTACGCATTTGCCGAGGGTGCAAGGGACATGCTGGCTGGCTTTCACCAAGAAAACGACCTTAGCTACTATGGCTATCCGCTCTCGACGCTTACTTACTGGATCGTGAAATTTCTAGGTGTCAAGCTTGAGACGGCGATGATTTATATGAGCGTATTTTTCTCATCGCTTGTGGCTGTGCCAGTTATCTTAATCGCAAATGAGTATAAGCTAAAAATTGCTGGCTTTATCGCTGCACTTCTTGCAGTGGTCGCAAATAGCTACTACAACCGCACTATGGCAGGCTACTACGATACTGATATGCTCATCATCCCACTTAGCGTCTTTGTCGTTTGGGGGCTTGTTAGAGTGCTTGAGAAAAAGGACGCAAATAGCCTAATAATCGCACCCTTAAGCGTGCTTATTTATATGTGGTGGTATGCGAGCGCGTTTTCGCTTATTAGCATTTTAACGGCGTTATTTTTGTTTTACACACTCATTTTTGATAGGAAAAATCCTCTTTTTTATCTTGAAATTTTGCTGCTTCTACTTGCTATTTCGAACCTTGATCTAATGCTTAAATTTATTGCTATCATCGCTATTTATGCGTTTTGTCTTTTTAAAAAAGAGGTGATGAATTTAAAATTTGCTCTTGGTATTTTGGCAGTTGTTTTTATTGTTTTTGTAATTCGTGGCGGACTAAATCCGATAATCTTTCAGCTTAAATTCTACGTCTTTAGAGATGCGCCTGAAGTTGGCGGTATGAGTTTTCACTTTTTTAATGTTAATCAAACTATCCAAGAGTCAAGTATCGTTGATTTTACGCTATTTTGCGAGAGGATCAGCGCAAATGTCATCACATTTTTGATCTCACTTGCTGGCGTTGCTCTTTTTTGCTACAAACACCGCTCGTTTGCCGTCTCGCTTGGTATGCTAGCACTTGGCTTTTTAGCCTTTAAAAGTGGCCTTAGATTTACTATTTATGCTGTGCCTATCATGGCACTTGGATTTGGCTATTTGGTGGAGTTTATACTTTTAAATTTAAAGCTAAAAGGAGCGGTGCTAAATCTTGCGAGAGCTTTTATAACCGTGCTCGCTCTAACTCCAGCGCTCATTCATATCTATGGTTACAAAGCTGAGCCGGTTTTTGTGCACAAAGAGGTTGAAATTTTAAACAAGCTAAAAAGTATCGCAGGACGCGAGGACTACGTGGTTGCGTGGTGGGACTATGGATATCCGATCAGATATTACAGCGATGTTAAGACGCTAATTGATGGCGGAAAGCACCTTGGGCGTGAAAATTTTGCCGTGAGTTTTGCGCTTGGAAGCGATGAGATGAGCTCGGCAAATATGGCAAGGCTTGATGTTGAGTATACAGAGAGAAATTTTAAAGAGAGATTTAATGGCAATTTGGCTCAAATTTTAAAAGAGAGAAATGAAAGCATCGATCAGTTTTTTAGCGATATAAAAGAGGCAAATCTTAGCCTGCCAGCAAAGACAAGGGAGATTTATTACTATCTTCCAGATAGGATGCTTGGTATTTTTCCAACCATTTTGCAGTTTAGCAAGATCGATCTAAAAAGCGGTAAAAATTTAAACAATGGCCTTTTTATCGTCACAAGAGCGATCTCTCAAAATGAAAATGGCATTAGGCTAAATGGTGGTTTTACGCTCACAAGTGATGTCACAAATTTAATCTATGATGGCAATATCTTGCCTCTTAAATCTTTCATAGAGACTGATTACAACGAGGCTGGCAAGCTAAATGTCAAAGAGTATAAAAATAACGAAAGTTCAAATATTTCTGTCATTTTTATGAGAGATTATGGTAGGTTTATCATCCTTGATGAAAGCATCTTAAATAGCGCATATATCCAGCTTTTTGTACTTGAAAGGTACGATCCAAAAATTTTTGAGCCAGTTATACTTGACGGGGCGGCAAAAATTTATAAACTAAAGAGGTAA
- the pglJ gene encoding N-acetylgalactosamine-N,N'-diacetylbacillosaminyl-diphospho-undecaprenol 4-alpha-N-acetylgalactosaminyltransferase — MKKLAVFLYSMGPGGAERNVANLLPFLVKRYEVHLILMSKVIAYEIPSEVQIHFIENSDPYESGLKKLARLFLAMPMLAFKYKKLCQNLGIDTQFVLMNRPCYIAGLARILGFKKRLVISERSCPSILYKDDLSGRVNKFLLTHLYKKADLILANAAGNKDDLVRNFGMSEAKTKVLYNALDLKTINLLKDESLESGFSPFFINIGRLDSGKNQAMLIKIIASINDPRATLGILGKGPLRDELQNLIDKFGVSDRVRLLGTDKNPFRHIKNASCLLCASRFEGFSNVLLEALACEKTIISTEHKSGAKELLGESEFGILVPVDDENAMKEAMIKVLNAPEIRQNFENVAYNRAKFFDSENIASELINFLENPNE; from the coding sequence GTGAAAAAATTAGCCGTTTTTTTATACTCGATGGGGCCTGGTGGGGCTGAGCGAAATGTGGCAAATTTGCTGCCATTTTTGGTTAAAAGATATGAAGTTCATCTCATCTTAATGAGCAAGGTCATCGCTTACGAGATCCCAAGTGAGGTGCAAATCCACTTTATAGAAAATAGCGATCCTTATGAAAGTGGGCTAAAGAAGCTTGCAAGGCTCTTTTTAGCGATGCCAATGCTCGCGTTTAAGTATAAAAAGCTTTGTCAAAATTTAGGCATTGACACGCAGTTTGTGCTGATGAACCGCCCTTGTTATATTGCTGGGCTTGCTAGAATTTTGGGCTTTAAAAAGAGGCTAGTTATCAGTGAGAGAAGCTGTCCATCTATCTTATATAAAGACGATCTAAGCGGCAGGGTTAATAAATTTTTACTCACTCATCTTTATAAAAAGGCTGATCTAATCCTCGCAAATGCAGCTGGCAACAAAGATGATCTAGTGCGAAATTTTGGCATGAGCGAGGCAAAAACAAAGGTACTTTACAACGCTCTTGATCTAAAAACTATAAATTTGCTAAAAGATGAGTCGCTTGAGAGTGGTTTTAGTCCATTTTTCATAAATATCGGCCGCCTTGATAGCGGTAAAAATCAAGCCATGCTAATAAAAATAATCGCCTCCATTAACGACCCTCGCGCCACGCTTGGCATCCTTGGCAAGGGGCCTTTGAGGGACGAGCTACAAAATTTGATAGATAAATTTGGCGTTAGTGATCGAGTAAGGCTTCTTGGCACTGATAAAAATCCTTTTAGGCACATAAAAAACGCCTCTTGCTTGCTTTGTGCTTCGCGTTTTGAGGGCTTTTCAAACGTCTTGCTTGAAGCACTAGCATGCGAGAAAACTATCATCTCAACCGAGCACAAGAGCGGCGCAAAGGAGCTTTTGGGCGAGAGTGAGTTTGGCATCTTAGTGCCTGTTGATGACGAAAATGCGATGAAAGAGGCGATGATAAAGGTGCTTAATGCGCCTGAAATAAGGCAAAATTTTGAAAATGTTGCGTATAATCGGGCTAAATTTTTTGATAGTGAAAACATAGCGAGCGAGCTTATAAATTTTTTGGAAAATCCTAATGAATAG
- a CDS encoding glycosyltransferase, whose protein sequence is MKILFVIAALRNGGAERVLNVLANELCKDNEITIALLEEDLGLYKFSEKIKIINLNVSGSGLALKFKKILALRALFKEQKADLIISFIDWTNVACVLANLGLKSKLIATEHHEHSYLKSKIASAMRDFSYKFVDGLSVLSKSDYDYYKFAKNCEIIHNPLFIDVPEICEKQNVILSVARLEAVKGYDIYFEALSKADKSLLDGWEIKIAGSGRQEAQLKQMASNLGLNIKFLGHMSDVTKLYSEAKIFTLCSRSEGLSNVLIESGAFGCARLSSDTVGARELINDDTDGLIFKNGDSDDLKGKLEMLLKDENLRKKLAKNASESANLFSKENIIKQWREFIKKVVSK, encoded by the coding sequence GTGAAAATTCTTTTTGTCATCGCCGCACTTAGAAATGGTGGGGCTGAACGCGTGCTAAATGTCCTTGCAAACGAGCTTTGCAAGGACAATGAGATCACTATCGCCCTGCTTGAAGAGGATCTTGGACTTTATAAATTTAGTGAAAAGATAAAGATCATAAACCTTAATGTGAGTGGCTCTGGGCTGGCTTTGAAATTTAAGAAAATTTTGGCTCTTAGAGCGCTTTTTAAGGAGCAAAAAGCTGATCTGATAATTAGCTTTATCGACTGGACAAATGTCGCTTGCGTGCTGGCAAATTTGGGGCTAAAGAGCAAACTAATAGCAACCGAGCACCACGAGCATAGCTACTTAAAAAGCAAAATCGCAAGCGCTATGCGTGACTTTTCGTATAAATTTGTAGATGGCTTAAGCGTGCTAAGCAAAAGTGACTACGACTACTATAAATTTGCTAAAAACTGCGAGATCATCCACAATCCACTTTTTATCGATGTGCCTGAAATTTGTGAGAAGCAAAATGTCATCTTAAGCGTGGCAAGGCTGGAGGCGGTAAAGGGCTATGATATCTATTTTGAGGCGCTTAGCAAGGCGGATAAGAGCTTGCTTGATGGCTGGGAGATAAAGATCGCAGGCAGTGGTAGGCAGGAGGCGCAGCTAAAGCAAATGGCGTCAAATTTAGGGCTTAATATCAAATTTCTAGGTCACATGAGTGATGTCACAAAACTTTACAGCGAGGCAAAAATTTTCACTCTTTGCTCACGAAGCGAGGGGCTTTCAAATGTGCTAATAGAATCAGGCGCTTTTGGTTGCGCTAGGCTAAGTAGCGACACCGTGGGTGCAAGAGAGCTTATAAATGACGACACAGACGGACTTATCTTTAAAAATGGCGACAGCGATGATCTAAAAGGAAAGCTTGAGATGCTTTTAAAAGATGAAAATTTAAGGAAAAAACTAGCAAAAAATGCCAGCGAAAGTGCAAATTTATTTAGCAAAGAAAATATCATCAAGCAGTGGCGAGAATTTATAAAAAAGGTTGTTAGCAAGTGA